The Photobacterium sp. CCB-ST2H9 DNA segment TGGGCCATTGAACTTGGTGTTCAGGTACCGGCCAGAGTCAGGGCACTCGTCCTGATGGATAGTTTCGCCGGCCTGGAACCGGAAGTCGCGAACCTGAGATATCAGGCAATGCTGCGTGAGGCCGGGGACAATTTAAGTTTCAGTTCCGCAATGATTGATACATGGACATCATTGCAGTTCGGTCATGATGCAGAAAATTTACATCCAGAGCTTGTTGCATCGTTTCGCCGCAGGCTGGAAAGCTGTCAGGGAGAGCAGGTGACTGCTTTAGCGCAGGCGGGGAGAATGTGGTTTGGCCGCCGGGACAGCTTTGAGGATGCAGAAATGTTTGCGCTCCCTTGCCTGCTGATGGTCGGAGCTGAAGATCGCATTCGCACTGTGCTGGAGTCCAATCTCATGCATGACGGAATGACAGGCAGTCAGCTTCAGGTCATTCCCCGTGCCGGGCATTTATGTCCGCTGGAGCAGCCTGAAATCGTGACAGAAGGGCTGTTGAACTTTTGTCAGAAAGTGATGGCATAACAAGATCATACAAAGGAATGAACATGCTAGGGATGGTCATCCGGCTTTTTCCGCTTTGGGCCGTTTTGTTGTCGGGATATGCCATGGTATATCCGGCTTTTTTTATTGAGATGAAAACGGCAATTGTGCCCTTGCTGACGGTTGTGATGCTGACCATGGGGTTAACGCTGAAGCCGTCAGACTTTCTGGATGTGGTGAAGAAAAAGCGGGCGGTGAGTGTCGGTGTGTTGCTTCAGTTCACTGTCATGCCCATGGTGGCTATCGTGGTCAGTCTGGCGCTAGGGTTTAATCCTGAACAGACCGTGGGCATGGTGCTGGTGGGCAGTGTTGCCGGGGGAACCGCATCCAATGTTATCTGCTATCTTGCGAAAGGCGATGTCGCGCTTTCGATCTCCATGACCGCGATTTCAACTTTACTGGGGGTGTTTCTGACGCCTGTGCTGACCGGCGCTCTGGCCGGGCTGAGTGTTGAAGTTCCCATGGGGGCGATGCTGCTGAGTCTGGTGAAAATTGTCCTTTTGCCTGTTTTGGGCGGGGTGCTGCTGAACCGTTATGCTTCAGGTGTCACGACCCGGCTGGCTCCGGCGCTTCCTTTGCTGTCTGTATTTGCAATTGTGGTGATTATTGCGATTGTGGTGGCACTGAATGCAGGCAGTCTGGTACATGTCGGACCGGTGATGGCACTGGCTGTCGTTCTTCACAACAGCATTGGTCTCGCTGCTGGTTATTTCGCTTGCCGCCTGCTGGGTTTTAATGAAACCATCAGCCGGACGATTGCGATTGAAGTGGGGCTACAGAATTCTGGTCTGGCAACAGCATTGGCCATGAAGTTTTTCAGTCCGGTTGCAGCGATTCCGGGAACCCTGTTCTCTATCTGGCACAATATTTCCGGTTCTCTGCTGGCGGCATACTGGTCGAAAAGCAGGGCGGATAAATCTGCCGGGCAACTCGCAGGTTAAAATTGCGGGATAAAAGAAGACGGGCATCGCGGATAATGTGGCAAATGGCAGGATAAATCTCTCCGTTGTGCACTGACATCGTCAGTGCACTCTGTTTCCTTTCTCGTACTGTTCGTCATTTCGTTATTCGCAATGCTTTCCAGCCATGAATTCCGCCTTCTATTTTATGTTGTGATGTACGAATGCGTACAGATGACAGCTGGTACTCTGAAATCAGATAGGGTAGAAAGACATCCTGTATCGATAATCTATGTGACAGTGTCACTATTCAATGTGGGGAAGATCTGGAAATGCAATCGACACATCGCGCTCTGATGGTTCAGGGGACAACTTCAGATGCAGGAAAAAGTGTATTGGTTGCCGGTTTATGCCGGGTTCTGGCCAGAAAAGGGATTCAGGTCGCGCCATTCAAACCACAGAATATGGCGCTGAACAGCGCTGTGACGGCTGATGGCGGGGAAATTGGCCGAGCGCAGGCGGTACAGGCGTTTGCCTGTGGGATTGAGCCTACGGTGGATATGAATCCGGTCCTGTTGAAACCAAACACGGATACCGGCGCCCAGGTCATTGTTCAGGGCAAAGCCGTACAAGACATGGATGCTATCGGCTATCAGGGTTACAAAAAGTTTGTGCTTCCCTCGATTCTCGATTCGTTTTCCCGTTTACAGCAAGATTTTGACACCGTCCTGATTGAGGGGGCGGGCAGTCCGGCAGAAATTAATCTGCGTGAAAATGATGTGGCAAACATGGGGTTTGCTGAAGTGGCGGATGTGCCAGTCATCATTGTGGCGGATATTGATCGCGGCGGGGTTTTCGCGCATTTGTACGGGACGCTGGCATTGCTATCTGGGTCAGAACAGGCGCGGGTGAAAGGCTTCGTGATTAACCGCTTCCGGGGGGATATTTCGCTGCTGCAGTCCGGACTGGACTGGCTGGAGGAGAAGACCGGGAAACCGGTGCTGGGTGTTTTACCTTATTTACACGGTTTAATGCTTGAAGCTGAAGATGCCATTACGGTCGAACAGGTGACTAAGGTTGCCAGGCCGTTGCAGGTTGTTGTTCCGGTACTGACTCGGATCAGCAACCATACTGATTTTGATGTGCTGCGGATGCACCCGCAGGTGAATGTGCATCTGGTGGGCAAAGGGCAGCCTTTACCAGCGGCTGATCTGATAATTCTTCCCGGCACAAAAAGTGTCCGGAGTGATCTGGCTTACCTGCGTGAACAGGGCTGGGATCGGCAGATTGAACGCCATTTGCGTCTGGGCGGCAAAGTAATGGGGATCTGCGGGGGTTATCAGATGCTGGGTAAACTGGTTGCAGATCCCAACGGACTTGAAGGCGATGCGGGTCAGAGCCCGGGGCTGGGGTATTTACCGGTTCAGACAGTGCTGGAGCCGGAAAAACAGCTGAAGCAATCCCGGGGAACGTTAACGTTGCCGGGGCAGGCGCCGGTTCGAGTGTGTGGTTACGAGATTCATGCCGGGGTAACTTCGGGTGTCAGCGCTGATGCTGCCCCTGTCCTGCTGGAGACGCAATCAGGACCTGTGAATGAGGGGGCTGTGGGTCTACAGGGACAGGTCTTCGGAACTTATCTGCATGGCGTATTTGATTTGCCGGAAGCCTGCAATGCGATCCTGACCTGGGCCGGGCTGTCTGACAGCCAGACACCGGATATGGCGCAAATCAAGGCAGAGAATATTGAAAGGCTGGCTGATGCCATTGAATCGCATATGAATTTGGCCGCAATCTGGCCGGAGTGGCAATCTGTTTTTGAATCAGCAGAAAAGTAAATTAAATCAATCTGCTGCATATGCGTGAAAGCTTAGTAAATCATGAGGATGAACAGAGAAAAATCTGCACAGAATTCCAGGTTTGTATGATCAGTCGTCTGGGACATACAAAATCAGGCTGAAAGTCAGCGACTCAGGCTGTAATTCATTTTCAATTACCGTTTGCACATGCCGGTTGAAGGCGATAAGTTAAATGGCTGTTGGAGTAGATGATCGGCCTGATACTGACCATATCAGGCCAGCACATGTTAATTGGAAGTAAGCAGTATGCATAAAACAGACGACGTAAGAATTAAAGAAATTAAAGAATTATTACCGCCAGTGGCTGTGCTGGAGAAATATCCGGCAACTGAAAATGCGTCTGAGACCGTATTTCAGGCCCGTCGAGCGATTCATGATATTTTGAATGACGAAGATGACCGCCTGCTTGTCGTTGTCGGTCCGTGTTCAATTCACGATCCAAAAGCTGCGCTTGAATATGGCTCCCGCCTGAAGGAACTTCGCGAAGAACTGAAAGATCGTCTGGAAATTGTGATGCGGGTTTATTTTGAAAAACCACGCACCACGGTCGGCTGGAAAGGTTTAATCAACGACCCATACATGGATGACAGCTTCCAGCTGAACGATGGCCTGCGGATGGGACGTAAACTGCTGCTTGATCTGACCGATATGGGCATGCCGACGGCGGGTGAGTTTCTGGATATGATCACGCCACAGTATATGGGCGACCTTATCAGCTGGGGTGCGATTGGTGCCCGGACGACTGAGTCTCAGGTGCACCGCGAGCTGGCTTCTGGTCTTTCCTGTCCGGTTGGCTTCAAGAACGGAACGGACGGAAATATTAAAATTGCCACGGATGCGATTGGCTCTGCCAGCGCGCCGCACCATTTCCTGTCAGTGACGAAGTTTGGCCACTCTGCGATTGTTTCAACAGCTGGTAATGAAGATTGCCATATTATTCTGCGGGGCGGGAAAGAACCGAATTACAGCGCATCGCATGTTAATGCTGTGATTGAACAGTTGGAACAGGCAGGTCACCGCCAGAAAGTGATGATCGATTTCAGCCATGCCAACAGCCTGAAACAATACAAACGTCAGATGCTGGTTGCTGAAGATGTCGGCGAGCAAATTGCTCAGGGTAATCAGGCAATCTTCGGCGTCATGATTGAAAGCCATCTGGTGGAAGGTCGTCAGGATATTGTTGACGGAAAAGTCGAGACTTACGGCCAGAGTATTACCGATGCCTGTATTGGCTGGGAAGATACTGAGCAAGTTCTGCGTGAACTGGCTGATAAAGTGGCGCAGCGTCGTCAGAGAGCCTGATCTGATTTTGTGATTGTAAAGCGAGGAATTGACCGGTTCCTCGCTTTTTTATTGTTGTCAGCCCCGCGATGGCGGGTATTGTGCAAACATTTCTCCGACCTGTTCCTGAATAAAACTCTGCCGTGCTGACGGCGTCATGCTTTCTGACAGTTGCCGACGGGAAATCGAACGCCAGATCACTTTATTTGTTTTATTATCAATCAGCTCGACGATCAGTTTGCCGTAGGTATATTCACGAAAACGTACCGGCGTTGAATAGGCAATACTGCTGTATCGGTAACCCACACCAAATCCGACGGATGTGCCGTATGAATCGAAATCCGTCATTTCCCGGATGTAAGGATTTACGGTCAGATCAGCCTTTCCCTCACCCTCAGCGGGTTGCAATCCTTTATAACGTAACTCTCGTTTGATGGTTTCTTCCAGTCGATCCTTATCAAGGCTGACAATCGAGGATTGAGGCACTTCGGCGAACTGATAAGTGTGATACTGGCTGAAGTCCACGCTGGCATTGTAATCAGTCGCAACTTTAGCGCTGCATCCGCCCAGCAGAATCAGGAAACAGGGAACAAGGCTCAGTAAGGCTCGCATATCATTTGTCCTCGTTGTCCGAAGGTTATTTGAACGGTACCCGCCGGATATCCGTACAGTTATCGTTTGTTTTGAGTATAGCGTTTCCGCCGATTCTATAATCAAGGCACTGAGACAGTCGTGACAGGAGTAACGCATGAGATGCGCTTTCGTTTGCCTTGGCGTGGCACTGTTCATGGCTGGGATACTGGCGCATCAGCTGTTTGCGGCTGATGAACGGCACCATCACCCGTCGATGGATATCATCAGCCTTTCCCGTGATTTCATCCGGCAGACGACTGTCATACAGCTAAGTTCCCCAAAAGAGTCACCACAAGAATCCATGCGAGAGTCCTGGCGAGAGTCACTCCGGGCAGATGCGCCCGAAGATTCCCTCATCCCTGGAGTGCTGATTCATCCGGTGGAGGGTTATATTGAGTTTGAGCGTGCCTGGTGTTTTTCAACGCGATACTCAGATGAAGACTATCAGGCGCAGATAAGCGTACTCTGCCATCGGCTGGATGGGCGAATGCGAGGGGAGTGGTGTGCGGAAAACGTATCAGAGAATGCGCTTTTCAGTGCATCGTTCGGGACAGAGGGCTCAGCGTGTCAGGCTGGCGGCATCATTGCTGTGATTCATGCGTATCAGCCATTGTACTCATCACAGGACAAAAAATGGCAGTCTTTTGCAACCATCATGGGTTTTCAATAATCGCATCTGACTCAGAAGCTGAGTTTGTGAAATACCGGGATGTTTTTTTTCATTCTGTCTGTACACTTAACTGGACTGACCAGATATTTCACAAGGATGTAACATGACAAACTGGCAACGCCTGAAAATCACAGAAAGTGAGGGGATTGTAACGGTAGCACTGAACCGGCCGGAAAAGCTGAATGCACTGGATATTCTGATGTTCCAGGAGCTGGATAAAGTCAGCCGCTTGCTTCGGACACGCAAAGACATCCGGGCCGTGATTGTGACCGGAGAAGGCGGAAATTTCAGCAGTGGGCTGGATGTGAAAAGTGTGGCAACTTCGCCGAAAAAGGTACTTGGTTTGCTGAAAAAATGGCTGCCGGGGAATGCGAACCTTGCGCAGCGTGTGTCCAGAAACTGGCGACTGATTCCTGTGCCGGTTATTGCGGTGATTGAAGGACGTTGTTATGGGGGCGGTACACAGATTGTACTGGGAGCCGATTTTCGGTTCACGACCCCGGACGCAGAGCTTTCGATTATGGAAGTCCGCTGGGGGCTGGTGCCCGACATGGCAGGTTTGTTGTCGCTGCGTGAACTGGTTGCCAAGGATGTCGCCATGAAGCTGACCATGACCGGAGAAATTATTTCCGGGGAACGGGCACAGCAGTTAGGTCTGGTGACAGAAATCCACAATGATCCCTTGAGTGCAGCGCAGACATTTGCGTATCAGCTGTGTCAGGCATCCCCGGATGCCATTGCAGCCATTAAGTCCACGACAAACAAGAGCTGGGTCCGGAGCGAACGAGCTTTGCTTGCCAAAGAAACCTTCAGTCAGCTACGGCTGATCCTGGGGAAAAATTTCAAAATTGCCGGTATTCGTCAGCGCAATAATCCTGACAGGGCTTATCAGAAGCGCCAGTCTTTTTGGTAAATCAACAACTTTTCCTTATCTTGTGATATCAACAGGCTTATACTTTTTAAATGAAGATATGGAGGAAAGCCTGTTGGATCAAAGTGATAAAGATGCCATCAATTTTATTGGCGCTGTCGTTGTTGTCTGTTTTGTTGTACATGTCCTGAATATGCTGATGGGCGGATATCTGATGGATTACGGTCTTCTGCCCAGACATGTCACACATTCTATTGGTCTGGTGGCTTATCCGTTCATTCATGGTTCCTGGGCGCATTTATTCAGCAATATTGTATCTTTTGCGGCGCTGGGATATCTGGTGTCGCGTTCAGGTGTTTCCCGGTTAATGGCCGTATTTCTGATCAGCTGGGCCATCAGCGGAGCCGGCGTCTGGTTATTCGGACGAATGCACTATCATATTGGTTTAAGTGGCATTATTTACGGGCTCTGGGCATATTTACTGGTGTACGCATTATTACGCCGAAGCATTAAGTCGATTGTCATTGCGATCATTGTGATGTTTTTTTACGGTTCGATGCTCGCGGGGATCATTCCGGCACACAGCTGGATCAGTTACGAAAGCCACTTGTTTGGTGTCATCGGTGGTGCATTTGCAGGTTACGTGTTTGCCAGACGTGATAAACAACGTGCGCTGGCAAATGTAGAACAATGAGGGGAAAAGATATGTTGATTACTTTTCACAGCAAAGCCAGTGCCAACATTACGATGTTTGGTCATGTCGCGAAACAGCTGCTGCATATGATGGGGTATTGCGAAAACGTCCCGGGCATTATTGATGTTGAAGACGTGCCCAAAGCCCTTGAAAACCTGCAGAAATCGCTGGTGGTGGCAAAGGCACAGGAAGACGCGCAACATGCCGCGGAAGCGGACAAAGAAAAGGATCCCTGGGATGATGCTGAGCCTGATATCAGTATGCTGACACGGGCGAGACCTCTGATCGAAATGCTCGAGGCAGCGATCGAGGAAGAATGCACTGTGATGTGGGAATCAGACAGCTAAGCGATTCAGTGGCTAAGCATTCAACGGCTAAGCATTTAACGGTATAGCTACTCAATGACATAGCTACTCAACGACATGAAGCGGAGCAAAGGGATCGTCATCCGGATCATTTCGCCAGAGATATTCGGCATCGATTGCCACTTTCCGGGCCGCTTCTTCGCCAACGAGGAAAGTGATCAGTCCCAGCGTCATATCAAGTCCTGCCGCCGTACCGGATGAAGTAAAGGTATTTTCATCCTGTACCCATCGGGCGACAGGGCGCCAGAGTACACGGCTGTTCAGTTCACTTACCCAGTGATACTGATGTTTATTTGTTGTTGCTGATTTCCCATCCAGTAATCCAGTCTGTGCCAGCAGCGCGGAGCCGGTACAGACAGCACAATGGATCCGGGTCTTTCTGCCCTGATGCCGCAGCCACTGAATAAGCTGCGCATTTCCCAGCCCGGCTTTGACACCACTTCCGCCCGGCACCAGGAGCACATCACAGAACATGTCATCTTTGAAGCTGGCATCCGCAACGACTTGTACCCCTTGCTGACTGGCAACAGCTAAACCATTTTGTGAGATCAGGGTAATACTGACATCATCTTCAAGTCCGCATAACAGGGTAATCGGCCCACTGACATCAAGCAGGTTAAAACCGGGAAATAAGGGAATCACTATACTGAGTTCGCGCTGTTTGTCAGGGGCAAGGGCTTTTGTCATTACTTTGCTTCTTTCATTCAGGGTTTACTTACCGTAAAGCATAGTTCTTCAGCCGCTTATTCAAAAAATTCGGTTCGTGAACCGCGTGATATTCGTTAAGCTAAGACTGACTTTTGAGCCAACTATACAGAAGACGAAGATGGTCCGACTCTCGATTCGAAGCTATTCTCTGGAAATGCGTGCTCACGCGCATGACTATCATCAGCTGGTGTTTCCTCTGGCAGGAAACATCACCATGGAAATGTCTGATTTCAGGGGAAAGGTTGGGCCAGGGCAGTGTATTGTCATTCCGGCAACAAGTCGCCACGGGTTTAAAGCTGATGAAAAAAGCCGTTTTCTGGTGGCAGACACAGAGCGCCTGCCAGCAGAGATGTTGCAATTGCCAAGATCGCTTTTTACGGTTTCTCCGGAGTTAGCCGCATATTGTCATTTTCTGGATTTACAACTGTCTCGGTCTGCGCAACCGGAACTGGTGCAAAGTCTGTCGGTCTTGTTTACCGGCTTATTGGCGGATCAGAAGATGAATGTCGTTCGTGACCTTCGTATTGCCCGGGTTGTTGAAGCGCTGAACCGGGATATCAGTCTGTCTCCGCCACTGAGCGAACTGGCTGCTTTGGCCTGCCTGAGCCTGAGTCAGTATAAGGCATTGTTTAAGGCGCAACTCGGGATGACAACGGGTCAGTATCTGCAACAGCAACGGATGCAGAAAGCCAGAGCACTGTTGTCTCATTCTGATTTGCCTGTTTCGCATATCGCAGAGCAGGTTGGCTTCAGCGACCTGTCTGCGTTCAGCCGCCGCTTTTCTGCGC contains these protein-coding regions:
- a CDS encoding DJ-1/PfpI family protein, encoding MTKALAPDKQRELSIVIPLFPGFNLLDVSGPITLLCGLEDDVSITLISQNGLAVASQQGVQVVADASFKDDMFCDVLLVPGGSGVKAGLGNAQLIQWLRHQGRKTRIHCAVCTGSALLAQTGLLDGKSATTNKHQYHWVSELNSRVLWRPVARWVQDENTFTSSGTAAGLDMTLGLITFLVGEEAARKVAIDAEYLWRNDPDDDPFAPLHVVE
- a CDS encoding rhomboid family intramembrane serine protease, with the protein product MDQSDKDAINFIGAVVVVCFVVHVLNMLMGGYLMDYGLLPRHVTHSIGLVAYPFIHGSWAHLFSNIVSFAALGYLVSRSGVSRLMAVFLISWAISGAGVWLFGRMHYHIGLSGIIYGLWAYLLVYALLRRSIKSIVIAIIVMFFYGSMLAGIIPAHSWISYESHLFGVIGGAFAGYVFARRDKQRALANVEQ
- a CDS encoding alpha/beta fold hydrolase, whose product is MSGIFPANRQRFQGISYLDIGQGQVLVLGHAFLWDSGMWAHQLERLSQHFRCIVPDFWGHGESEPAPAASATLAGYAQAVCGLLDHLEIETVGLIGHSMGGGWAIELGVQVPARVRALVLMDSFAGLEPEVANLRYQAMLREAGDNLSFSSAMIDTWTSLQFGHDAENLHPELVASFRRRLESCQGEQVTALAQAGRMWFGRRDSFEDAEMFALPCLLMVGAEDRIRTVLESNLMHDGMTGSQLQVIPRAGHLCPLEQPEIVTEGLLNFCQKVMA
- a CDS encoding DUF4136 domain-containing protein is translated as MRALLSLVPCFLILLGGCSAKVATDYNASVDFSQYHTYQFAEVPQSSIVSLDKDRLEETIKRELRYKGLQPAEGEGKADLTVNPYIREMTDFDSYGTSVGFGVGYRYSSIAYSTPVRFREYTYGKLIVELIDNKTNKVIWRSISRRQLSESMTPSARQSFIQEQVGEMFAQYPPSRG
- a CDS encoding bile acid:sodium symporter family protein; the protein is MLGMVIRLFPLWAVLLSGYAMVYPAFFIEMKTAIVPLLTVVMLTMGLTLKPSDFLDVVKKKRAVSVGVLLQFTVMPMVAIVVSLALGFNPEQTVGMVLVGSVAGGTASNVICYLAKGDVALSISMTAISTLLGVFLTPVLTGALAGLSVEVPMGAMLLSLVKIVLLPVLGGVLLNRYASGVTTRLAPALPLLSVFAIVVIIAIVVALNAGSLVHVGPVMALAVVLHNSIGLAAGYFACRLLGFNETISRTIAIEVGLQNSGLATALAMKFFSPVAAIPGTLFSIWHNISGSLLAAYWSKSRADKSAGQLAG
- a CDS encoding crotonase/enoyl-CoA hydratase family protein, whose protein sequence is MTNWQRLKITESEGIVTVALNRPEKLNALDILMFQELDKVSRLLRTRKDIRAVIVTGEGGNFSSGLDVKSVATSPKKVLGLLKKWLPGNANLAQRVSRNWRLIPVPVIAVIEGRCYGGGTQIVLGADFRFTTPDAELSIMEVRWGLVPDMAGLLSLRELVAKDVAMKLTMTGEIISGERAQQLGLVTEIHNDPLSAAQTFAYQLCQASPDAIAAIKSTTNKSWVRSERALLAKETFSQLRLILGKNFKIAGIRQRNNPDRAYQKRQSFW
- a CDS encoding cobyric acid synthase, yielding MQSTHRALMVQGTTSDAGKSVLVAGLCRVLARKGIQVAPFKPQNMALNSAVTADGGEIGRAQAVQAFACGIEPTVDMNPVLLKPNTDTGAQVIVQGKAVQDMDAIGYQGYKKFVLPSILDSFSRLQQDFDTVLIEGAGSPAEINLRENDVANMGFAEVADVPVIIVADIDRGGVFAHLYGTLALLSGSEQARVKGFVINRFRGDISLLQSGLDWLEEKTGKPVLGVLPYLHGLMLEAEDAITVEQVTKVARPLQVVVPVLTRISNHTDFDVLRMHPQVNVHLVGKGQPLPAADLIILPGTKSVRSDLAYLREQGWDRQIERHLRLGGKVMGICGGYQMLGKLVADPNGLEGDAGQSPGLGYLPVQTVLEPEKQLKQSRGTLTLPGQAPVRVCGYEIHAGVTSGVSADAAPVLLETQSGPVNEGAVGLQGQVFGTYLHGVFDLPEACNAILTWAGLSDSQTPDMAQIKAENIERLADAIESHMNLAAIWPEWQSVFESAEK
- a CDS encoding DUF1840 domain-containing protein, whose product is MLITFHSKASANITMFGHVAKQLLHMMGYCENVPGIIDVEDVPKALENLQKSLVVAKAQEDAQHAAEADKEKDPWDDAEPDISMLTRARPLIEMLEAAIEEECTVMWESDS
- a CDS encoding AraC family transcriptional regulator codes for the protein MVRLSIRSYSLEMRAHAHDYHQLVFPLAGNITMEMSDFRGKVGPGQCIVIPATSRHGFKADEKSRFLVADTERLPAEMLQLPRSLFTVSPELAAYCHFLDLQLSRSAQPELVQSLSVLFTGLLADQKMNVVRDLRIARVVEALNRDISLSPPLSELAALACLSLSQYKALFKAQLGMTTGQYLQQQRMQKARALLSHSDLPVSHIAEQVGFSDLSAFSRRFSAHWGETPRQIRHR
- the aroG gene encoding 3-deoxy-7-phosphoheptulonate synthase AroG produces the protein MHKTDDVRIKEIKELLPPVAVLEKYPATENASETVFQARRAIHDILNDEDDRLLVVVGPCSIHDPKAALEYGSRLKELREELKDRLEIVMRVYFEKPRTTVGWKGLINDPYMDDSFQLNDGLRMGRKLLLDLTDMGMPTAGEFLDMITPQYMGDLISWGAIGARTTESQVHRELASGLSCPVGFKNGTDGNIKIATDAIGSASAPHHFLSVTKFGHSAIVSTAGNEDCHIILRGGKEPNYSASHVNAVIEQLEQAGHRQKVMIDFSHANSLKQYKRQMLVAEDVGEQIAQGNQAIFGVMIESHLVEGRQDIVDGKVETYGQSITDACIGWEDTEQVLRELADKVAQRRQRA